Proteins from a single region of Abyssalbus ytuae:
- a CDS encoding DinB family protein, whose translation MKFFFEYNWKIRNEWFNLLKNVPQDELLKERTGGLGSISKTLFHIIKVEHNWICDLKGMPILDIKFSSSFTGLHSIINFSNELNKDVVEYLSNWNDNYEYKILYLKPENGGDIRCTYAEVLRHLIIHEIHHIGQLSIWVRELGMKPVSSNFIHNGLMKN comes from the coding sequence ATGAAATTCTTTTTTGAGTATAATTGGAAAATAAGAAATGAATGGTTTAATCTGTTAAAAAATGTACCTCAAGATGAACTGTTAAAAGAAAGAACAGGAGGCCTGGGTTCTATTTCAAAGACATTGTTTCATATAATAAAAGTTGAACACAACTGGATTTGTGATCTAAAAGGCATGCCTATTTTAGATATTAAGTTTTCTTCCTCTTTTACAGGGCTGCACAGTATAATCAATTTTTCAAATGAACTTAATAAAGATGTTGTGGAATATCTTTCAAACTGGAATGATAATTATGAATATAAAATACTCTATTTAAAACCTGAAAACGGAGGAGATATAAGATGTACCTACGCAGAAGTTTTAAGGCATTTAATTATTCATGAAATTCATCATATTGGCCAATTGTCTATATGGGTTAGGGAATTAGGAATGAAACCAGTTTCAAGCAATTTTATTCATAATGGCTTAATGAAAAACTGA
- a CDS encoding sulfite exporter TauE/SafE family protein, with translation MFDVFGQEINMVEITIYFLIGSISSFYGSITGGAGMLSVPVLIFMGIPVETVIATIKLGDLGRFSFSVFRFFKSGKIVWKYALPFIPLALLGGVIGAKLLVVIDKDSLHLIIGILVLLMVPIIIINKKTGVEQVKTKPHKVVLGYLIYFLLAIYGASVQIGSGPLIIYALIWLFGLTIIQSNATSSVAWIFITISSLISLIFMGMVNFYIGIPLLCGSALGGYLGANTAIKKGDKWTKNLFALVVLIMGVKIIYEWIK, from the coding sequence ATGTTTGATGTTTTTGGGCAGGAGATCAATATGGTGGAAATTACAATTTATTTTTTAATAGGTTCCATATCAAGTTTCTATGGGAGTATTACCGGAGGTGCAGGAATGCTGTCTGTGCCTGTTTTAATTTTTATGGGTATTCCTGTTGAAACAGTAATAGCAACTATTAAACTTGGCGATTTAGGGAGATTTTCTTTTTCAGTTTTTCGGTTTTTTAAATCTGGTAAGATTGTATGGAAATATGCCTTGCCATTTATTCCTTTGGCTTTATTAGGAGGAGTGATTGGCGCAAAACTATTGGTTGTGATTGATAAAGACAGCTTACATTTAATAATTGGCATTTTAGTTTTATTAATGGTTCCAATTATAATTATTAATAAAAAAACTGGTGTTGAGCAAGTCAAAACTAAACCTCATAAGGTGGTATTAGGATACTTGATTTATTTCTTGCTGGCTATATATGGAGCATCAGTTCAAATAGGGTCAGGGCCTTTAATTATTTATGCACTGATTTGGTTATTTGGATTGACAATAATTCAGTCTAATGCAACAAGTTCTGTGGCCTGGATTTTTATAACAATCAGTTCGCTTATATCTTTAATTTTTATGGGTATGGTTAATTTTTACATTGGTATTCCCCTATTATGCGGTTCTGCTTTAGGAGGATATTTAGGAGCAAATACCGCCATTAAAAAGGGAGACAAGTGGACAAAGAATTTGTTTGCCTTAGTAGTACTTATAATGGGTGTGAAGATAATATATGAGTGGATAAAATAA
- the pth gene encoding aminoacyl-tRNA hydrolase: MFSLLKKLFYKNQKSEIGATETMKKFLIVGLGNIGTEYKNTRHNIGFKIVDHFAQKESLNFETKRLGDIAIYKFKGRMFIFLKPSTYMNLSGKAVKFWIEKEKVPLENVLIITDDLNLPFGTIRLKGKGSHGGHNGLKDIEDKLTTTNYCRFRFGVGNNFTKGRQIDYVLGEWDETELENMQTLLDKGVELIKSFVFEGLDKTMNFFNKKN; this comes from the coding sequence ATGTTCTCATTATTAAAAAAGCTTTTTTATAAAAACCAAAAATCAGAGATAGGAGCAACAGAAACTATGAAAAAATTTTTAATTGTAGGTTTAGGCAATATCGGTACAGAATATAAAAACACGAGGCATAATATAGGTTTTAAAATTGTCGATCATTTTGCTCAAAAAGAATCTCTAAATTTTGAAACAAAAAGATTGGGAGATATTGCCATTTATAAATTTAAGGGGAGGATGTTTATTTTTTTAAAACCTTCAACTTATATGAACCTAAGTGGTAAAGCAGTTAAATTTTGGATAGAAAAAGAAAAAGTTCCTTTGGAAAATGTTCTCATAATTACCGATGATCTTAATTTACCTTTCGGAACAATAAGGTTAAAAGGAAAAGGAAGTCATGGAGGTCATAATGGATTAAAAGATATTGAAGACAAACTAACTACAACGAATTATTGCAGATTCAGGTTTGGAGTAGGTAATAATTTTACAAAAGGCAGGCAAATAGATTATGTATTGGGAGAATGGGATGAAACTGAATTGGAAAATATGCAAACTCTTTTAGACAAGGGTGTAGAACTAATTAAATCATTTG
- a CDS encoding 50S ribosomal protein L25/general stress protein Ctc, giving the protein MKSITIKGSQRESVGKVSTKALRNAEKVPCVLYGGDKPLHFSADELAFKELVYTPNAHTVLIELENGEKYDAVMQDIQFHPVSDKILHIDFYQLFEDKPVTMEIPVRLVGNSPGVRAGGRLLFRKRKLSIKALPTKLPDFLDVDISKLKIGGNIAVASLLSEDYTILHPDNTVVVQVKTSRTVVAGADEEEEDTAEDAAAETPAAE; this is encoded by the coding sequence ATGAAGTCAATTACAATCAAAGGATCTCAAAGAGAAAGCGTAGGCAAAGTTTCAACTAAGGCCTTACGTAATGCTGAAAAGGTTCCTTGCGTGTTATACGGAGGAGATAAACCATTACACTTTTCGGCAGATGAATTAGCATTTAAAGAATTGGTTTATACTCCAAATGCACACACGGTGTTGATTGAGTTGGAGAATGGCGAAAAATATGATGCTGTAATGCAGGATATTCAGTTTCATCCTGTTTCCGATAAAATTTTACATATCGATTTTTATCAGCTATTTGAAGATAAGCCCGTAACTATGGAAATTCCGGTAAGACTTGTTGGAAACTCACCAGGGGTTAGAGCCGGAGGTAGGTTGTTGTTTAGAAAACGTAAATTAAGTATCAAGGCATTGCCTACCAAGTTACCTGACTTTTTAGATGTAGATATTTCTAAACTGAAAATAGGAGGCAATATTGCAGTTGCTTCTTTATTAAGTGAAGATTATACAATTCTTCACCCTGATAATACTGTTGTGGTTCAGGTGAAAACATCAAGAACAGTTGTTGCAGGGGCAGATGAAGAAGAGGAAGATACTGCTGAAGATGCTGCCGCTGAAACACCAGCAGCAGAATAA
- a CDS encoding TonB-dependent receptor: MMKSLALTTTIILFFTQFLWSQNPSIIGKITSNKDNLSYATASVKNTNIGAITNDEGLYEIKNLHPGTYTIVARIAGFKPQEKEIELKQGQTLTLDFQLEEDILGLEEIVITANRSRINRRKATTIVNVINPEIFQTTQSVTLGEGLSFCSGLRMENNCQNCGFSQVRMNGLEGPYSQILINSRPIFSGLAGVYGLELIPSNMIKKVEVIRGGGSALYGNNAIAGTINLIVEEPIQNSYEIGYANSLIGVGVDNVDDPATDYNLQFNTSLISDNNKSALALYGFHRNRKPFDANDDSFSEISKLKNSTLGAKLFQKFGTKGKLSLDFFHVNEERRGGDKFELPNHEAGISEAVEHHLTTVAANYDQYYSENDLLSVFASGQYINRDSYYGAEQSLSDYGNTKDKTLNIGVQYNTKISKGDIIFGFENTSSHLKDMKLGYPDYDNAVIEDGEIVSIPHTDNIIVSHQKMNTLGLFSQYEFSLNKLKLTLGARFDHYDIQDEEHDSSDKSGNVFSPRINMLYDINNKLQARLSYSQGYRSPQIFDEDLHIETSGSRQVIHRNSDDLEQETSNSIMASLDYNHNFGDVNLGFLVEAFYTKLTDPFANEFSDPDENGVIIYTRVNAEGGAEVSGVNLELTLVPSPTLSITGGFTIQKSEYDEAQEFNEKSFFRTPDNYGFLTLDWDPKENWELAFTANYTGKMLVPYFGVDAADTEEGELRKSDSFLDLGTKISYRFKINDSNLELSTGIKNIFNSYQDDFDTGINRDPAYIYGPLNPRTIYAGIKLSNLGF; encoded by the coding sequence ATGATGAAATCACTTGCCTTAACTACAACCATAATACTTTTTTTTACACAATTTTTATGGTCCCAAAATCCATCTATTATTGGTAAAATTACCAGTAATAAAGACAATTTATCTTATGCGACAGCCAGTGTTAAAAACACAAACATCGGTGCTATAACAAACGATGAAGGTTTGTACGAAATAAAAAATCTACACCCGGGTACTTATACAATAGTTGCAAGAATAGCCGGCTTCAAGCCACAAGAAAAGGAAATAGAATTAAAACAAGGTCAAACGCTAACCTTGGATTTTCAATTGGAAGAGGATATTCTTGGTTTGGAGGAAATCGTTATTACTGCTAATAGAAGCAGAATAAACAGAAGAAAAGCAACAACAATTGTCAATGTTATCAATCCGGAAATTTTTCAAACCACACAATCGGTAACATTGGGAGAAGGGTTGAGCTTTTGCTCTGGTTTGCGTATGGAAAATAATTGCCAAAACTGCGGATTTAGCCAAGTAAGAATGAATGGGTTAGAAGGGCCGTATTCTCAAATACTCATTAACAGCCGACCAATTTTTAGTGGTTTGGCTGGTGTTTATGGTTTGGAGCTTATTCCATCTAATATGATTAAAAAAGTAGAGGTTATTCGTGGTGGAGGTTCGGCACTTTATGGTAATAATGCTATTGCCGGAACCATTAATTTAATTGTAGAAGAGCCTATTCAAAACTCTTATGAAATTGGATATGCCAATAGTTTAATAGGAGTTGGTGTAGACAATGTTGACGATCCGGCTACAGATTACAACCTACAGTTTAATACATCTTTGATTTCTGATAATAATAAATCTGCCCTGGCCTTATACGGCTTTCATAGAAACCGAAAACCATTTGATGCCAATGATGATAGTTTTTCAGAAATATCAAAACTAAAAAACTCTACTCTAGGTGCTAAACTATTTCAAAAATTCGGTACAAAAGGAAAGTTATCGTTAGATTTTTTTCATGTAAATGAAGAGAGAAGAGGAGGTGATAAATTTGAACTTCCAAACCATGAAGCTGGAATTTCTGAAGCTGTGGAACATCATTTAACAACAGTGGCCGCAAATTACGATCAATACTATAGTGAAAACGATTTACTTTCTGTTTTTGCTTCCGGACAGTATATTAACAGGGATTCATATTATGGTGCGGAGCAATCGTTAAGCGATTATGGAAACACTAAAGACAAAACCTTAAATATAGGTGTGCAATACAACACTAAAATAAGTAAAGGCGATATCATTTTTGGATTTGAAAATACCAGCTCGCATCTAAAAGATATGAAACTGGGTTATCCGGATTATGATAACGCTGTAATAGAAGATGGCGAAATTGTGTCAATTCCACACACAGATAACATTATAGTATCCCACCAAAAAATGAATACTCTTGGTCTTTTTTCCCAATATGAATTTAGTTTAAACAAGCTAAAACTTACCTTAGGAGCGAGATTTGATCATTATGACATTCAAGACGAAGAACATGATTCAAGTGATAAATCTGGTAACGTGTTTAGCCCAAGGATTAATATGTTGTATGATATTAACAACAAACTTCAAGCACGGTTAAGTTATTCACAAGGTTACAGATCACCACAAATTTTTGACGAAGATTTACATATAGAAACCTCCGGGTCAAGGCAAGTCATCCATAGAAATAGTGACGATTTAGAACAGGAAACCAGTAACAGTATTATGGCTTCTTTAGACTATAACCATAATTTTGGAGATGTAAACCTTGGCTTTTTGGTAGAAGCTTTTTATACCAAACTAACCGACCCTTTTGCTAACGAATTTTCAGACCCGGATGAAAATGGTGTCATAATCTATACCAGGGTAAATGCCGAAGGAGGAGCAGAAGTAAGTGGTGTAAATTTAGAATTAACCCTTGTGCCAAGTCCAACTTTATCTATTACAGGTGGCTTTACTATCCAAAAAAGTGAATATGATGAGGCGCAAGAATTTAATGAAAAGAGCTTTTTCAGAACGCCGGATAATTATGGATTTTTAACCTTGGATTGGGACCCAAAAGAAAATTGGGAACTTGCTTTTACCGCAAATTATACTGGTAAAATGCTAGTGCCTTATTTTGGTGTTGATGCGGCAGATACCGAAGAAGGTGAGTTAAGAAAATCTGACTCCTTTTTAGATTTAGGAACTAAAATAAGCTATAGATTTAAAATTAACGACTCAAATCTGGAACTGTCAACCGGAATTAAAAATATCTTTAATTCTTACCAGGATGATTTTGATACCGGAATTAACAGAGACCCGGCCTACATTTATGGTCCATTAAATCCACGTACAATTTATGCCGGTATTAAATTAAGTAATCTGGGATTTTAA
- a CDS encoding TetR/AcrR family transcriptional regulator — protein MKDSKEHILKTSLSLFLQKGFKEVTMSEIVKNSGFSKGAFYHYFSSKEEVFRDVIETYYNKILYVDYNSLPSDSLKSFYRARIDIHMENEKKFRNWLVTSLNQPPSTTNLYYILFDAMRLIPEFQEKEREDLKKEFEAWENVINKAKESGEISSKISSNELAKQFVYGGDGIALHMVLKDTTEQLIPEVTRLWDSLYKNLKN, from the coding sequence ATGAAGGACTCAAAAGAACATATTTTAAAAACATCCCTTTCACTTTTTTTACAAAAAGGTTTTAAAGAGGTAACCATGAGCGAAATTGTAAAAAATTCCGGATTTTCCAAAGGAGCTTTTTATCATTACTTCAGTAGTAAAGAAGAAGTTTTTAGAGATGTAATAGAAACCTATTATAATAAAATATTATATGTTGATTATAACTCATTACCATCTGATTCTTTAAAATCTTTTTATAGGGCAAGAATTGATATTCATATGGAAAATGAAAAAAAATTCCGGAATTGGTTAGTTACTTCTTTAAATCAACCTCCTTCAACTACTAATTTATATTACATACTTTTTGATGCGATGAGATTGATACCTGAATTTCAGGAAAAAGAAAGGGAAGATTTAAAAAAAGAGTTTGAGGCTTGGGAAAATGTAATAAATAAAGCCAAAGAATCCGGTGAAATTTCATCTAAGATTTCAAGTAATGAATTAGCAAAACAATTTGTCTATGGTGGCGATGGTATTGCCTTACATATGGTGCTAAAAGATACAACAGAACAATTAATTCCTGAAGTAACTAGATTATGGGATAGTTTATATAAAAACTTAAAAAATTAG
- a CDS encoding class I SAM-dependent methyltransferase produces the protein MNVKYNRIGKDYNTTRKADPYLLDRMRFFLDLKKGHNYLDIGCGTGNYTIELQSEDYRFIGVDPSGIMLNKAFKLNGNVEWLTGSAETISLPENYVDGIIASLTIHHWSNLDKAFNELNRVLKPKGKIVIFTSTPKQMRGYWLNHYFPEMMDESINQMPSLDIVINSLMTAGFDSICLEKYFVKPDLQDQFLYCGKTQPDLYLDKRVRNGISSFSDLSKKIEVDSGLLNLEKDIQSGKILEVISQYENKLGDYIFISAKVS, from the coding sequence ATGAACGTTAAATATAACAGAATAGGGAAAGATTACAATACCACTAGGAAAGCAGATCCATATTTGTTAGACAGGATGAGGTTTTTTCTTGATCTCAAAAAAGGCCATAACTATTTAGACATTGGGTGTGGGACAGGAAATTATACCATAGAATTGCAATCTGAAGATTATAGATTTATAGGAGTTGACCCTTCAGGTATTATGCTAAATAAAGCTTTTAAATTAAATGGCAATGTTGAATGGTTAACAGGTTCAGCAGAAACAATTAGTTTGCCGGAAAACTATGTAGATGGTATTATTGCCAGCCTTACAATTCACCACTGGTCAAACTTAGATAAAGCTTTCAATGAATTAAACAGGGTTTTAAAACCTAAAGGGAAGATTGTAATTTTTACATCAACCCCTAAACAAATGAGAGGTTATTGGTTGAATCATTATTTTCCGGAAATGATGGATGAATCCATCAACCAAATGCCATCATTAGACATTGTCATAAATAGTTTGATGACTGCCGGGTTTGATAGTATTTGCTTAGAGAAATATTTTGTGAAGCCGGATTTGCAAGATCAGTTTCTTTATTGTGGTAAAACCCAACCTGATCTGTATTTAGATAAAAGAGTGAGAAACGGCATATCTTCTTTTTCTGATTTATCAAAGAAGATTGAAGTTGATTCTGGTTTGCTGAATTTAGAAAAGGATATTCAATCCGGGAAAATATTGGAAGTTATAAGCCAATATGAAAACAAGTTGGGAGATTATATTTTTATTTCGGCTAAAGTATCATAA
- a CDS encoding ribose-phosphate pyrophosphokinase, which translates to MPYRVPEPKIFACTQSVELAKNIAKSYGAELGEVLFSRYSDGEFQPSFEESVRGARVFIIGSTNPSSENLMEMLLMLDAAKRASARHITAVMPYFGWARQDRKDKPRVPIGAKLVAKLLEAAGATRIITMDLHADQIQGFFEKPVDHLFASTIFLPYLRSLNLGNLTIASPDMGGSKRAYAYSKFLESDVVVCYKQRKKANIIEHMELIGDVTGKNVVLVDDMVDTAGTLTKAADLMIEKGAVSVRAIATHALLSGNAYEKIENSQLTELIVTDSIPLKKKSDKIRVLTCADLFADVMHRVHHNTSISSKFLM; encoded by the coding sequence ATGCCATACAGAGTCCCTGAACCTAAAATTTTTGCCTGTACACAATCAGTTGAACTGGCTAAAAATATTGCGAAATCGTATGGAGCAGAATTAGGTGAAGTTTTATTTTCCCGGTATAGTGACGGTGAGTTTCAACCATCTTTTGAAGAATCTGTGAGAGGGGCCAGGGTATTTATCATAGGGTCAACGAATCCAAGTTCTGAGAATTTAATGGAAATGTTGTTAATGCTCGATGCAGCCAAACGTGCATCAGCAAGACATATAACAGCAGTAATGCCATACTTTGGTTGGGCAAGGCAGGACAGAAAAGATAAACCTCGTGTACCTATCGGGGCAAAATTAGTTGCCAAATTATTGGAAGCAGCCGGAGCAACCAGAATTATTACTATGGATTTACATGCTGATCAAATTCAAGGTTTCTTTGAAAAACCGGTAGATCATTTATTTGCTTCTACTATATTTTTACCTTATTTAAGAAGTTTGAATCTGGGTAATTTAACTATAGCATCTCCGGATATGGGAGGATCCAAAAGAGCATATGCATACTCTAAATTTTTAGAAAGTGATGTAGTAGTATGTTATAAGCAAAGAAAAAAGGCAAATATTATTGAACATATGGAGCTTATTGGAGATGTAACCGGTAAAAATGTTGTATTGGTAGATGATATGGTTGATACGGCCGGAACCTTAACAAAAGCAGCCGATTTAATGATTGAAAAGGGGGCAGTTAGTGTTAGAGCTATTGCAACACACGCTTTGCTGTCTGGTAATGCTTATGAAAAAATTGAAAATTCTCAATTAACGGAGCTCATAGTTACCGATTCTATACCTTTAAAAAAGAAAAGTGATAAGATACGAGTACTAACTTGTGCCGATTTATTTGCAGATGTAATGCACAGAGTACATCATAATACATCCATAAGTTCAAAATTTTTAATGTAA
- a CDS encoding PhzF family phenazine biosynthesis isomerase, protein MKKSLEIYQVDVFTDERFNGNPATVVWDSESLSKDLMLKLAQEFNNSETVFACFNKNNTLVLRYFTPTQEIDFCGHATIAAAIVFVKRLGSRSSIEFLTNSGPLTIHLKDGKYYYGPYEARTDEIIDGRMKEELLGVLNLSSKDLHSKYPMQIVKSVSNKLLIFLKTRKSVFGFFPNFTKLKEFSIHYNLPPVFLFSVKKDVTNLKCYGRMFAPTLGIDEDPVNGNSCITMAEYLFTHNVVEHTLFFNTPVQCIQGKLTGREGTVFIDVKEVNKQLKVSIGGTGVIVFKTKVKI, encoded by the coding sequence ATGAAGAAAAGTCTGGAAATTTATCAGGTAGATGTTTTTACGGATGAAAGGTTTAATGGAAACCCGGCTACTGTGGTTTGGGATTCTGAAAGCTTGTCTAAAGATTTAATGCTCAAGTTAGCACAGGAGTTTAACAATTCAGAAACAGTTTTTGCCTGTTTTAATAAAAACAATACCCTTGTATTGAGATATTTTACGCCAACACAGGAAATTGATTTTTGTGGGCATGCAACCATTGCAGCTGCTATTGTTTTTGTTAAACGATTAGGAAGTCGAAGTTCAATAGAATTTTTAACTAACTCAGGCCCCCTGACTATTCATTTAAAAGATGGAAAATATTACTATGGCCCATATGAAGCGCGCACGGATGAGATAATAGATGGTAGGATGAAAGAGGAGTTATTGGGGGTTCTTAACTTGAGCAGTAAAGATTTACATTCTAAATATCCAATGCAAATCGTTAAAAGTGTTAGTAATAAATTATTGATATTTCTTAAAACGAGAAAGAGTGTTTTTGGTTTCTTTCCTAATTTTACCAAATTAAAGGAGTTTTCAATTCATTATAATTTACCACCAGTTTTTCTTTTTTCTGTAAAAAAAGATGTAACCAATCTTAAATGTTACGGGAGGATGTTTGCCCCTACCCTTGGGATTGATGAGGATCCGGTAAATGGAAACTCGTGTATAACAATGGCAGAGTATTTATTCACTCATAATGTTGTTGAACATACATTATTTTTTAATACCCCTGTTCAATGTATACAAGGTAAGTTAACGGGTAGGGAGGGAACAGTTTTTATTGATGTCAAAGAAGTAAATAAACAATTGAAGGTGAGTATAGGGGGTACGGGTGTAATTGTTTTTAAAACGAAAGTAAAAATTTAG